From the Astyanax mexicanus isolate ESR-SI-001 chromosome 9, AstMex3_surface, whole genome shotgun sequence genome, one window contains:
- the plcg2 gene encoding 1-phosphatidylinositol 4,5-bisphosphate phosphodiesterase gamma-2 yields the protein MASRHGDHTEYKRSLIKRDLEMGIVMTVYRQKMERLTVQVIMETRQVAWTRTADKTDGVLDISEIREVRPGRHSKDFERFKDNKDKQQDSKSFTIFYGNQFVLNTLSLGADTVDDAEKWLTGLELLRQETRQAHTPEIIESWLRKQMYSVDSTKKNSITLKEVKSLLPQINFKVPGGRFLKEKFLAVGGKKDVLDFEQFHKFYNDLIFENQKMILDEFKRETCAFIMGNTDRPDSSAVLLFDFQRFLLYQQKETWANNMNQVRELMTTFIDDNMRKTNDPEFTVGEFLNFLFSKENSIWDEKFSELSSLDMNNPLSHYWINSSHNTYLTGDQVWSESSTEAYVRCLRMGCRCVELDCWNGPSDEPIIYHGWTRTTKIKFRDVVKAINDHAFVASEYPLILSIEEHCDLKQQKLMAQVFREVFQDKLLSDPVELEAEQLPSPNQLRGKIILKHKKLNIGESFGQRNLHSGEKQGELFIWDPIDQKWYKNYCVLSENKLYYAEENETDDDLGKVQSGTELHQSEPWFHGKLSEGRQTAERLLQEFCAESGGKDGTFLVRDSDTFRTDCTLSFWRTGRVQHCRIRSASDAGHTVFFLTDNLHFPSVYSLIQHYRENPLRCHDFNLRLTDFVPRPNQHLQEGWFYSNLSRGEAEDYLLRIPRDGAFLIRQREEPDTYAITFRGEDMVKHCRIHKDGPMYVLGTSSEFESLVELVNYFRKKPLYRKIKLRYPVTPELVERFSMECKSASLYDSKQYVEANEIEPSLTKCTVKALYDYRAMRPDELNFCRGVVIHNVTKESNGWWKGDYGGKVQLYFPANYVEEIANPSAAEVKDLIDEDNPLGDLCKGVVDISKCNVVRLAKHGRPVVVTLQHKDSKENMLPFDLATETTEELYEWYQVAWDISQRVENQKFEKNKQKELESKNVVAKEMSDLVVYCQPRSKDKESFDNYTYKEVRSFVENKVPIKHRPNEYLRYNRKALSRIYPQPQRMDSSNFDPYPLWMYGCHMVALNFQTADKFTQLNSALFSLNAGTGYVLQPELMRSEGYDPQQENTSVKFTLSVRVIAARHLPKPGRSIVSPFVEIELLCGQKENAKFKTTVCHDNGLNPVWLGPHRQDSDSETVTFTVYEPEFSFLRFVVFEEDMFSDPNFLAQATFPVKGVRSGYRSVPLNNGYSESLELASLLVYVDIQQVEKAEEELYSSSSQLRKRQAELSNELFLYDTHTSLQRSAPSHRRDYLMQELNSNEKQLQSINDTCKQKMKEKKINNSKFYS from the exons ATGGCGAGTCGGCATGGAGACCACACGGAGTACAAGCGGAGTCTCATAAAGCGGGACTTAGAGATGGGCATTGTAATGACTGTGTACAGGCAGAAGATGGAGAGGCTCACTGTACAGGTCATTATGGAGACCAGACAGGTGGCCTGGACACGCACTGCCGACAAGACTGACGGAGTGT TGGACATTTCTGAGATCCGTGAGGTCCGTCCAGGAAGACACTCCAAGGACTTTGAAAGATTTAAGGATAACAAAGACAAACAGCAAGACAGCAAAAGTTTCACAATCTTCTATGGCAACCAGTTCGTTCTTAACACACTGAGTCTGGGGG CTGACACAGTAGATGATGCAGAGAAATGGCTAACAGGACTGGAACTGCTCAGACAAGAGACACGACAGGCTCATACGCCAGAGATTATAGAAAG TTGGCTACGAAAGCAGATGTACTCTGTTGATTCAACAAAGAAAAACAG CATCACTCTGAAGGAGGTCAAGTCTTTGCTGCCTCAGATCAACTTTAAAGTTCCTGGAGGGAgatttttaaaggagaaatttcTG GCTGTTGGAGGGAAGAAAGATGTTCTTGACTTTGAGCAGTTTCACAAATTCTACAATGATTTAATATTTGAAAACCAGAAAATG ATATTGGATGAGTTCAAAAGGGAGACCTGTGCCTTCATCATGGG taacacagatagACCAGATTCCTCTGCAGTTTTACTCTTTGACTTTCAAAGATTTCTTCTCTATCAGCAAAAA GAGACATGGGCTAACAACATGAATCAAGTCCGAGAGCTGATGACCACCTTCATCGATGACAACATGAGGAAGACCAATGACCCAGAGTTCACTGTTGGCGAG TTCCTCAACTTTCTGTTCTCCAAAGAGAACTCCATTTGGGATGAGAAGTTCTCAGAGTTGTCAAGCTTGGATATGAACAATCCTCTGTCTCACTATTGGATCAACTCTTCCCACAACAC ctATCTGACTGGTGACCAGGTGTGGAGCGAGTCTTCAACAGAGGCCTATGTGCGCTGCCTGAGGATGGGTTGCCGCTGTGTCGAGT TGGACTGCTGGAATGGCCCATCAGATGAGCCCATTATATACCACGGCTGGACAAGAACCACAAAGATTAAATTTAGAGATGTAGTGAAGGCCATCAATGACCATGCATTTGTAGCATCTGA GTACCCCTTGATTCTGTCTATAGAAGAGCACTGTGATCTGAAGCAGCAGAAGCTGATGGCACAAGTGTTCAGAGAAGTCTTCCAGGACAAGCTGCTTTCTGATCCTGTGGAACTTGAAGCCGAACAGCTGCCCTCCCCCAATCAGCTGAGGGGCAAGATCATCCTCAAG CataaaaaattgaatattggtGAAAGCTTTGGTCAAAGAAACCTACACTCAGGGGAGAAGCAGGGTGAGCTGTTTATCTGGGACCCAATAGATCAG AAGTGGTATAAGAACTACTGCGTGCTCTCAGAAAACAAGTTATACTATGCAGAGGAGAATGAGACAGATGATGACCTTGGGAAG GTACAGAGTGGTACAGAACTGCACCAGTCTGAGCCCTGGTTCCACGGAAAATTGTCTGAGGGTAGGCAAACTGCAGAGAGGCTGCTGCAGGAGTTCTGCGCCGAGTCTGGAGGCAAAGACGGAACATTTCTTGTGCGGGACAGCGACACCTTCCGTACTGACTGTACCCTCTCCTTCTG GCGCACTGGAAGAGTTCAGCATTGCCGGATCCGTTCCGCCTCCGATGCCGGTCACACTGTGTTTTTCCTGACGGACAACCTGCACTTTCCTAGTGTGTACTCTCTGATCCAGCACTACAGGGAGAACCCACTCCGCTGCCACGACTTTAACCTGCGCCTCACCGACTTTGTACCTCGTCCCAACCAGCACCTTCAGGAGGG GTGGTTTTACAGTAACTTGAGCCGAGGTGAGGCAGAAGACTACCTGCTGAGGATCCCTCGAGATGGAGCTTTCCTTATTAGACAGCGAGAAGAACCAGACACTTACGCTATCACCTTCAG AGGTGAAGACATGGTCAAGCACTGTCGAATCCACAAAGACGGCCCCATGTACGTGTTGGGGACCTCCAGTGAGTTTGAGAGCTTAGTGGAGCTGGTGAACTATTTCCGCAAGAAGCCTCTGTACCGCAAGATCAAACTCCGCTACCCCGTCACACCAGAGCTAGTGGAGCGCTTCAGCATG GAGTGTAAATCTGCTTCGCTTTATGACAGTAAGCAGTATGTGGAGGCCAATGAAATCGAGCCGTCTCTG ACAAAGTGCACAGTGAAAGCCCTCTATGATTACAGAGCCATGCGGCCAGATGAGCTCAACTTCTGCCGAGGTGTTGTGATCCACAATGTTACCAAAGAGAGCAATGGATG GTGGAAAGGGGACTACGGTGGGAAAGTGCAGCTCTACTTTCCTGCTAACTATGTAGAAGAGATTGCTAACCCCTCTGCAGCCGAGGTTAAAGACCTG ATTGATGAAGATAACCCACTGGGTGATCTATGTAAGGGAGTGGTGGACATTTCCAAATGCAATGTTG TGCGTTTAGCTAAGCATGGCAGGCCTGTGGTGGTGACACTGCAGCATAAAGACAGTAAGGAGAACATGCTGCCCTTTGACTTGGCAACAGAGACCACAGAAGAGCTGTATGAATGGTACCAGGTGGCCTGGGACATCAGCCAGAGAGTGGAGAACCAAAAATTCGAG aaaaacaagcaaaaagaaCTGGAATCTAAAAATGTGGTGGCCAAAGAGATGTCAGACCTGGTTGTGTACTGTCAGCCCCGCAGCAAAGATAAAGAAAGCTTTG ATAATTATACCTATAAAGAGGTCCGCTCCTTTGTGGAGAACAAGGTCCCCATCAAGCACAGGCCGAATGAATACCTGAGGTATAACCGCAAAGCACTCAGCCGCATCTACCCCCAACCTCAGCGAATGGATTCCTCCAACTTCGACCCGTACCCGCTGTGGATGTACGGCTGCCACATGGTAGCTCTCAACTTTCAAACTGCTG ATAAGTTTACTCAGCTGAACAGTGCCCTCTTCAGCCTGAACGCCGGCACAGGCTACGTGCTACAGCCGGAGCTCATGCGCTCAGAAGGCTATGATCCTCAGCAGGAGAACACCTCTGTCAAATTCACCCTGTCTGTCAGA GTGATAGCAGCCAGGCATCTGCCCAAGCCAGGCCGCAGCATTGTCAGCCCTTTTGTGGAGATCGAGCTGTTGTGTGGTCAGAAGGAAAACGCCAAGTTCAAGACCACAGTTTGCC ATGATAACGGGCTGAACCCCGTGTGGCTCGGGCCTCATCGACAGGATAGTGACTCTGAGACTGTGACCTTCACTGTATATGAACCCGAGTTCAGCTTTCTGCGCTTTGTTGTCTTTGAGGAGGACATGTTCTCTGACCCTAACTTCCTCGCCCAGGCTACCTTTCCTGTGAAAGGTGTTCGCTCAG GATACCGTTCAGTTCCTCTGAACAACGGCTACAGCGAGAGCCTGGAGCTCGCTTCTCTTCTAGTGTATGTTGACATACAGCAGGTGGAG AAAGCAGAAGAAGAGTTGTACTCCTCCTCCAGCCAGTTGCGAAAGAGACAAGCCGAGCTGAGCAACGAGCTCTTCCTGTACGACACACACACGAGCCTACAGCGCTCAGCACCCTCCCACCGCAGAGATTACCTCATGCAGGAGCTCAACTCCAACGAGAAGCAGCTCCAGAGTATCAACGACACATGCAAACAGAA gatgaaagaaaagaaaatcaataaCAGCAAGTTCTACTCCTGA